The genomic DNA TATACTCATGctttttaattataaagtaattgaaccactatttttcagaatttcttttagacccacaaactcaagtttttgaaattacacttggactcaaattaaataaaataaaaaaataattttatttttaattaaattaaattaattaattgaactctcaaaacacctaaaaaagagttaacatattaaattaattaatagaacataaaatgttttaaactaattaattaaattaaataaattaattgattaattaatttaaaattaattaattaatttaaaataaataaatcatttaatttaattgaattaaattatataaatcaattgatataaataaattaattgattaaaaaaataaaattttagattattttgtaaaatttaatttaatttaatttttaaattattaaaaaaaattaaattttatttttttatttttttattactaaattttgCCACGATTTTGATAAAATcacgctaaatttaattttttatttttgtattactGAATTTTGCAACGATTGTTTAAAACtgtagctaaatttaattttataattgtaaattaattaattttgaggcAATTTCTCAAAATCATCGCAAAATATTGGATAAACCGccgtaaaaaacatattttgcggCTGTtaaaaaatcaccgcaaaatatcatattttgtgaagattttgaaaatcactgcaaaaaacatatttttttgttgtgaaaTCTTTGCTTATAGAGTCTAACTCGGAGGAACTTTCCTAATCATTAGAGTGGTACTTTGGCATGAGTGTTTATATTTGTAATGTCAACCAGGACTACTCCCCAAACAAAGAATTAGAGTCTTAAAAGTATACTCACGAGTCAATCAtcattttacatgaaaattaatgtatttgtaATGGCAACTCCTAATTAATAAGTTGTACAACTCAGCAGAGTTGAAGAAGAATGATCAGCATAAACGGCCAAAAACATATGTATTAATTTTATGACTTAATATTTAAGgattaatgtttatttaattatcataaaataaaagtaaaagttaaggaaaaaaacttaaattggATAGATGTGTAGGTAAAGTTATATTCGGAAATATTAAGATTTGGCCAATCACTTTAATGACTCAAATTTTCTTGatataattttctatcttaTTGAGATTATCGCTCTTTTGCGATCTTTCGCCGTTCATGTTCTTGATTTTAGCAGAGAAGATAAATcataagtaaaatttttatctcaTTGTACAGGGGAAGGAATCGAACCCATAATCTACTTATGTGAATCTTAACTTATTATAGTCCAATCACTTGATCAGTCTCTTAGGGATAATTTTCTACCTTCTTATACAAACAAGTctctataattaatataaacatatataatatttaaaaatgtagAGTCGGGTGGGTAATATGATGGCGGTGTGATTGCAATATTCAtatcgtctctctctctctctctctctctctctctctgagccCAAAGATGAAGAGCGAGGGCGCCATAGATGAACGCAAAGCTCCCTTGTTAGAGTATTCATCACCCGCCGTCGGATCCAAACATcaagaagacgaagacgaagatgTCGATCTTACGCGGAGAGTCTTGGTTGAATCCAAGAAGCTATGGCACATAGTTGGCCCAGCGATCATCAGCCGCATCACCCCCTACTCCATGTTTGTCATCACCCAGGCCTTCGCCGGCCACCTCGGCGACCACGAGTTCGCCGCCATCTCAATCGCCAGCAATGTCGTCGTCGGCTTCAACATCGGCCTCTTGGTACGTTAAAATTCATTGTTTTGAGTCCTGTCTGGTCGAGTCTCTGGCCACTAGTAAGAACACTATTTGGTATACATCTGTACCTAATGACTAGACTGCAAAAGATCTGTGGGGGTGCACGTGACCCGAATATGAGACCCTTAAATTCAGTAGCGTACGTGACCACGTATCAGTAGACTATCATTTGATGTGGATGGTGAATCTCTTGTTTGTTGATCTAATATGGTATATATACTAATCAACAGTTGGGGATGGCGAGCGCTTTAGAGACGCTATGCGGGCAAGCTTATGAAGCCAAGAAATACCACATGCTGGGGATATATATGCAGCGTTCTTGGATAGTTCTCTTCATTTGTGGAGTCCTGCTTTTGCCGGTATACATATTTGCCTCTCCGATACTGAAGTTGCTGGGGCAGCCGCCGACTGTGGCCGAACTCTCCGGCTCGGTGGCCATATGGATGATTCCGCTGCAGTTCGGCTTCGTTTTCCAGTTCCCGCTGCAACAGTTCCTGCAGAGCCAGCTGAAGACCGGCGTGATCGCCTGGGTGTCGCGGGCGGCTCTCCTGGTCCACGTGTTCGTCAGCTGGCTGTTCGTTTACCGCCTCAAGCTTGAAATCGTCGGCGTGGCCGTGACTTTGAACTTCTCGTGGTGGGTTCTGGTGATCGGGTTAATGGGTTACACCGTGTTTGGAGGATGCCCTCTCACCTGGTCCGGCTTCTCCATTGACGCCTTTTCTGGTCTTTGGCAGTTTGTCAAACTCTCTGCAGCTTCTGGCCTCATGCTctggtcctctctctctctccctctctctctctcgatcttgaTATCTGTGAGTTCTGATCTCACTGAGTTGTTTGTGTTTAAATTGATGAATTGAACAGTTTGGAGAATTGGTACTACAAGATACTGATATTGATGACAGGAAACCTGAAGAATGCAGAAATAGCGGTGGATGCTCTGTCCATATGGTGAGAAACTTCTTCATTCTTATCTTCTccttttacttatttattttttgggttcatttttattgattatgtTCGTTTATTTCGATGATACCCAAAAGATTTATTCTATTTGATCGTACGTTTTAATGTTTTGAAGCTCCAAAACTTATTAAGATTGATTAGGGGGAAATCTATGTCCACACTAATATCAACTCTATTAGTGTGGACTTGAACAATATGTGTTTTCATAAGCGAGTAATCCTCACAAGTTTTGTCTGCCTAAAGTTGCTTGATTTATTTATGGGAGTTTTATGCTTTTATAGAGGTGatcgagatatttaaaattattatctttGAGATCCCTAGATTTGATGATTTCAGATTATTTGATGATTTCAGATTATGAGAAAATCCCCCCGTACCAAAtaaagatagagagagatgattgtgtcaaaatttttaagataaatgagtgtTCATTCCTTCTTATCCAAAGAAGAGATAATGAGCCAAGTAAAAATCTCACTTGGGAATATAATGAATTAGTGATTATTTTTTGATAGTTAATTTTTCTAACTAAGTCAGAGAGAGCTGTATCATCTTCTTGTCATTTAATAACATGAACACATGGCACGATaagattttaatttgtttatgtaGTGAAAGAGTTTagagtttaattaaatttataatttaaattatgtaaaaatatgaatttattttatatgctCATTGTGACTTGATCAGGAGAATTTGGTTTGGAATAAATAGTCCCTATGCATGCTCTACCACTAAAAACCCCTAGAAGTAGCGCTTTGTTATAATAACTACTCTTAAATAGAAGATCTCTATTGCCTAaacaagtttattttattatatatatacaaatactgCTAGCCATTGTCTCGAGAAGAATGTTTGAGTAGTAAtaaatgcattttctttttagataatgtgtatttattatattttatatttatctattaaaaataatataaagtaatattatttacctattaaaaatgatacatttttatttgtttaataatattttatattatattatgtatgcAATATATCAATAATATAAAGTAtcccaaaatattaaaataagtgtCCAAATCATGCTTTCAAGGTACACGTCGTAGCTAGCTTTGTATTATCATGACTAACTATATTATATACACTCGactaaatatttgttattcattAATTCATTAGATTTGGCCTCATTTGTTTGTCTTTTAATTCCATGCAGCATGAAGATCAACGGGTGAGAAATGATGGTTCCTCTCACCTTCTTTACCGTCACTGGATAcgttattatatatttaagtttaatatttgtgatcataataacttaaattaatagttgtcgtattagtataaatttataaaatattaatgtgaagagaaatattatacttataaataagtttgataGCCTAATGTCACAAATCTGAGAAGTAATGTACAATTTTCTAATGTTGGACCCACTAGGTTTTATCCTTTCAAGAAAGTAAGTATCAATTCATAGCCAcaacacataataattaaattaagaataGTGCTGCACGGCATTACTGTGGCATCATCAGTACATGTGGCATGGATCCCACTTTTtaatctattaataaataaaaaataattaaatccacATAATGTCTCCAGCTTTCCCcaacttaattaaataagaatgttatattttttatgtctaACAACATAATATTTGTTCGACAAAAATAAGACGAGGAGGAGGAATATGCGTTACCACTCTCTCCCCCTTGTAAGCCCATATTGGGCAAGagaacaaatttaaaatattaaatattaaaaaaataaaaataaaaaacaacgatacaaatacaaaataatgAACACCCACGTATGTAATGCatctttatcattttttataaaaaaatgaatgcaTTTAATCTCGTGATTGTGTATGCACGATAGTAACAATAGGGTGAGGGTTGCTAACGAGCAGGGAGCGGGCAACGGTAAAGGCGCCAAATTTACGACGATAGTGTCGGTGACAACATCGGTAACAATTAGGCTCTTCTTCTGGTTGATGATTCTGATCTTCCACAATGAAATTGGCCTAATATTCACCTCTAGCAAACCTGTCCTCAAAGAAGTAATCAAGCTCGCAGTGATCTTAGCCTTTACTGTCCTCCTCAACAGTGTCCAACCAGTTCTCTCatgtaatttaaacatatatgtGCATCTTCTGATGCACCCCAGCAAGCTCTTCAAGGCTTTGGCATGCCTTGCACCGATCATGGGTCACCTTTTTACCCCAAGGTGGCTTCAAATGCTTAATACACGGGCCATCCTCCTTGTGCAACATCTAGGCGTCCTTGGCTTGTACTTGATCCTCTTTATCTCTCCAAGGTTGCTAGCCCCATCGGTTTGATCCCTACCTTGCCCAACACACGAGCTTCTCTCCGCTTGATCCTTTCTTTGCAGTTTGGTGTAATCATCCTCTCGCCAGCTTGGGGTAGTACACAGGCTAACTAACATCTCGACTCGATCAACACCATCTTGGTCATGCCAACCACAATTAAAGGCATTAAAAATGTGTATTTGCAATGTTCACAAGTTACATTTATCAAGTAAacatggaaaatattttatatatggttTGGTCCCAAGGAGGACGTCATCTACATGGTTACTTCTATTGAGGTACAGgttttacataattaataagTCTATTATATTTAAATGTGCTTGTAAATTGAGTAATCTAATCTCCTCACACCTTtaattttgaagatttttttatatcatagtCAACCTACAGCTCTTATGAGATGGGACTGCTATTTGTACATGCGTTTTGACATTATGTTGAACATTCACAAAATTATGAAGTACTTTTTTAAGTATCCTCTTATAAAATTACTGActacttttcaaaaattatacacaCTTTAAGAATTAAcatgtttttaagttttgaaaattatacacttttacataataaaaagtgtttaattttatataaactatgaataatttttatgcataataaaaatgtttataattttttttaaaaataattttttataaaaaagatattGTTAATTCCTTACAATTTTTGTAATGACCCGGGTCTAGATTATTTTAGGGTATTATTCTTCAAGAGTGTGTTATGTTTGGTGTTATTTGGCCAAAGTgttggaaataaataaataatgtgttGTGTTAatctaaatgaaaaattaatgaatgaaataataaataagtgGTGTGTGTGAAAATTAGtcaaggaagaaaagaaagaaaagcaaagaagagaaaaaaaaaaaaaggagggggggggggggggggaagataTATGTGTACACgtgtttatttaaaattcaattaaaatgaaaatgaggatATGGTGGGAATTTACTTGGAAGAAAAAGGGTAAAATTGAGATAGGGCATGGATTTAAAAAGGGAGGCGGGGGTGGTGGGGCGACcactcttccttctcttctttcttcactctttctttcttttttctcttcttctttcccattccacctttcttcttctcttttacTTGTTCCTTCTaaatctcttcttttctcttggcTTGGAGCTTATAAGGGTGTAAGGTAGCTGGAATTGCTCGGAATTTTTGGTGGATTCATCCAATCAGTTAAGGCaagttccatttcttttttcttcatacTTTTGCAAATCTATCTCCGTTTCTGTGGGGGATGTAGATTGATTAGAATCTTAGGGGTTTTTGGGTGTCATTGGATCATGAAATTTCTAGAGGTTGGCCTTCTAAATTTCAGGGGGTTTTGTAATAATTTGGTTGATTGCGTTTCGTGTAATTTTTCatgaaactttgataaattgTGATTATGGTCTAAATGAGGTATTATTTTGCCTCATCTTTTCAtagaaatgatatatttttggCTTTGAATTTGAGTAATGAAGGTTTGGATTGGCTTTGGGGGCTTCTTGTTCGCCCGTTTCGTTTTTGGTCTCGTTAGGTCGACTATTTTTGCCCCAAGTCGACTAATTAGAACCCTAGTCTTGCAATCACTCTGTCAAGTCGACTTTCTTAAGTCAATTATTTTCTAAGAATAATCCACTAATCATTCTCAAAAGTTGACTATACTGTTCAGTCAGATTGCGCGGGTTGTACCTTTTCAATTATAACTTTTTGGTTATATCTTATTCGAGATCCGCCTTTTGCATTGTAATCTAGACTCGATAAGCTTCGATTTGGTATATGATTTGAACAATTTGGCCAATTCTTGAATTTGTAAGTTTTCCTTGAAATGCATGCTTGAATCTAAGATTCTACTCCCTTCTAATCCGACTATGCTTCGATTTTTGGAACATAACTTTCTATGGAGATATCCAAATTCGAATTCGTCTTTTGCTCCATAAACTAGAACTGACAagttttgttttgaaatattacttGAATTATTTGGATTCAAATTGAGTTATATCAGTTTGGTTAATCTTTGCTTAAACCCCGGTTGTCTACCGATTCTGTTCTCTATTATACTTTCATCTCCTTGTTTCAATTGCTTCTTGAATATTCTACAATTGCTTCTAGATCATTAATGGATGTTCTTGGGAAATAAATGACCATCTTTGGGAAGTGTCATGTCGCATTTTGTATTCTATAGCCAAGTAGGTCTTGTTTCTCCCTACATTTTTGTATggaattgtaacaccccgtttttcCCAAGCGTGCGTTAATTTGGGATTtcagaaatatatatttttttcaacatacactcaaCCTAAATTATTTCCAACAATCATGTTCTACCTTCTCatcatatcaaacttaaaatgaatAGGTTAAGACATGTAATCATCACAATGCGGAAGCaagattgaaacctcaaatAACCGTAAAGTTCTCATTTATAACCAAGTAACGCATCGATgttcaacatgacatcatcaaaataatacataacatCTGAATATCACAAAACATGGTCAAAGACCTACTAAACTTCCAAAACGTAAATGAcgactacatctcgataacctcatttcccttggcgtcgctgctttcacctggaacatttgaatattctaagaacatagtccaaattagatgttgaatcatctaagtgaaggttcaaaacattttcatgaatatatgtatgACCATGAAACAAACCGACATATCCCGACATGCCtcaacccaagagaatcccatacaGCGCTTAGCCCATATCTCGAGAAAAgagtaatctctctaaaggtaacATAATCACATTGGCACAACAcaatcctagcttaagaggggaaCATCAACGCATCTCTGCGACATCTCAAAAACAATTGTTACCACTCCCGATACGGGAGGATCAACATCAACGTAGGAACCCGACTCCCCACAATCATGTCAGAGATTacattcccactcaaaagcatcccaGAACACTATCCATGTCCAacacacatgccaatgccataaccacaacatgtaatgatgaattacataaaacaacatttcaatgcatgcataaataaacattttggatgaaccacccacatgaaatcaaccatTCATATGCCAAAACCATTGCATGGAACAAAATCAAGTTTCGAGAAACAACTCATGATGAACCAAATTTGAAGTAGAAACTCTTACAATAAAACCAAACTTTGGTTAGAAACTCTCACCTTGAAGGTTTTCCTCTGAAAGTTACTATTTACAACAAACgagcctaggtttctgcagaaaacatgagttttgataaactaaaccttcaatatttttatataatgttgAAGGGCACTAAATGGGgagtataatttaaatttttttgcgTAAGAGGGCCCCACTTTCGCTCTAGGAAGGTGGCACATGCGCCTTCACGCGTATCCCTTTCCCGAAGCATGTATCACACATGTCGCCACACAGCCCCTTCCCGGTGCGTGTATCACACGTGTCGCCACATAGCTTTGCCTAGTTTTCGTATTTCAATCATAACTCCTTCGTTTTAGCTCCAATTCGACTCCCGTTCGACCCTACAGGTCCCTCatttccccctctacaggagtATTACAAAAAAGAACTTACCTCGTCGTTTTTCTGACTTTTTTACATGAACTCCAGCCATATGGTGAGGCTCATTCTCTCTTGATTTTGCTCTGACCTTCCTCCTTTCTTTTGCGGATTTATCTCCTCTTTCTCAAGCACAAATCCCTCACCTCAATCTCTCAAGTGGATCTCAAATGAAATGATTTTGAGAACAACCCTAtggccttatttataggcttagaCTCCAATGTGATCCAAAGTTAGAATAGAATAACTTTTCAAATCCGCAACCATACCTATCAGTTTTTCTCGTTCCTAACACCTCACCTCACCATACTTTTATGCCATCATTACTTGCACTAACTtcctttttttccatttctagcGCCTCACCTTATTACTCCTCACCATACCTCTTACATTTTCTCATTCCTAACACCTCACCTCATTACTCCTCATAATTAACCAAGCTTATACCCTCACAATTAACCttaattatctttataatcCCATTTTAGACTTTGCACAATCCTCAAATATCGaattaataatcatcaaaatacttaaaatcTAAGATTGATAACTCCAAGTTACTCGATAGATACGTTTTTGCATAAGTGTCCTCACATGACTTTTGTTTCGTCCCAATACCACTTCAAGGTTGTTCCTTATATAAAACTAGAGCCATTTCAAGGTTCCGTTGACCTTTTGGAAGTCTTTTacaaccattcaatttttcaagctGTAAGTTAGCTGTATTGGAAACTGTCTATGATCAAATCTCTCTCTATGCCATAAATTTTGTCTGAGGATGCTCATCGACCACATAACCTTTACCTTAGATATCTAAGTTACAAGGTACTCCTTGCAGTTGATTCAGTCACCTATTCAAGATATTTTGATAtccatttttcacaaaatttcatatttccattaaaacactcatttacaatttttttggatattacaAGAATGCTTTTGAACCTTAATGGGATAGGATCCA from Diospyros lotus cultivar Yz01 chromosome 4, ASM1463336v1, whole genome shotgun sequence includes the following:
- the LOC127798866 gene encoding protein DETOXIFICATION 27-like isoform X2, producing the protein MKSEGAIDERKAPLLEYSSPAVGSKHQEDEDEDVDLTRRVLVESKKLWHIVGPAIISRITPYSMFVITQAFAGHLGDHEFAAISIASNVVVGFNIGLLLGMASALETLCGQAYEAKKYHMLGIYMQRSWIVLFICGVLLLPVYIFASPILKLLGQPPTVAELSGSVAIWMIPLQFGFVFQFPLQQFLQSQLKTGVIAWVSRAALLVHVFVSWLFVYRLKLEIVGVAVTLNFSWWVLVIGLMGYTVFGGCPLTWSGFSIDAFSGLWQFVKLSAASGLMLCLENWYYKILILMTGNLKNAEIAVDALSICMNINGWEMMIPLAFFAATGVRVANELGAGNGKGAKFATIVSVTTSVTIGLFFWLMILIFHNEIALIFTSSKLVLKEVSKLAMLLAFTVLLNSVQPVLSGVAVGSGWQSVVAYINLGCYYLIGVPLGLVMGWVFNYGVMGIWAGMIFGGTAVQTLILTIITIRCDWDKEVEMARLRLKKWGDRVDESNA